One stretch of Hevea brasiliensis isolate MT/VB/25A 57/8 chromosome 12, ASM3005281v1, whole genome shotgun sequence DNA includes these proteins:
- the LOC110639995 gene encoding probable strigolactone esterase DAD2, which translates to MGTTLLEALNVRVVGSGEKFLVLAHGFGTDQSTWQRILPFFTQNYSVILYDLVCAGSVNPDYFDFRRYTTLDAYVDDLLNILDALRVDRCAYVGHSVSAMIGLLASIRRPELFSKLILIGASPRFLNDKDYHGGFERPDIENVFAAMEANYEAWVNGFAPLAVGADVPAAVREFSRTLFNMRPDITLFVSRTVFNSDLRGILGLVKVPCCIIQTAKDVSVPASVAEYLKTHLGGRSTVEILRTEGHLPHLSAPALLAQVIRRALSR; encoded by the exons ATGGGCACTACCCTGTTAGAAGCTCTCAACGTCCGTGTAGTCGGCTCTGGAGAGAAATTTCTCGTTCTTGCCCATGGATTTGGAACGGACCAATCAACATGGCAGCGCATTCTCCCCTTCTTTACTCAAAACTACAGCGTAATTCTTTACGACCTCGTTTGCGCCGGCAGTGTCAATCCTGACTACTTTGATTTTAGAAGGTATACTACTCTTGATGCTTACGTCGATGACTTGCTTAACATTCTTGACGCTCTTCGCGTCGATCGCTGCGCCTATGTCGGTCACTCTGTCTCCGCCATGATTGGTCTGTTGGCCTCCATTAGGCGCCCTGAACTCTTCTCCAAACTCATCCTCATAGGTGCTTCCCCAAG ATTCTTGAACGACAAAGATTACCATGGAGGATTCGAGCGACCTGATATTGAGAATGTTTTCGCAGCAATGGAAGCGAATTATGAAGCCTGGGTCAATGGTTTTGCACCGCTCGCTGTCGGTGCGGACGTGCCTGCGGCGGTTAGAGAATTCAGCAGGACCCTTTTCAATATGAGGCCAGATATTACATTATTTGTTTCCAGGACCGTATTTAATAGTGATCTAAGAGGGATTCTAGGCCTGGTCAAGGTGCCCTGTTGCATAATTCAGACAGCCAAGGACGTGTCAGTACCAGCATCTGTGGCGGAGTATTTGAAAACCCATTTGGGTGGGCGTAGCACGGTTGAGATATTAAGGACAGAGGGTCATTTGCCACATTTGAGCGCCCCAGCTTTGTTGGCCCAAGTGATCCGGCGAGCCCTTTCGCGGTGA